One stretch of Apis cerana isolate GH-2021 linkage group LG8, AcerK_1.0, whole genome shotgun sequence DNA includes these proteins:
- the LOC107995326 gene encoding trypsin 3A1-like — protein sequence MRAKSIIFYLTCIFITIDVENVSCKATIKIIGGHPISIRQRPFMLSLHNSDGFICGASILSKNWGITALHCLLPDRETNYFVRAGSNKLYQGGSLHKLTKIYMYNNTMFQYWFSSILYHDIALFEVRPRFRFSSTVRAVRLPTEFSKPPQQLCVCGWGYTSVQSNAKISDVLMGVCIRHTPYETCIEETPEYRMLVKKDYHLCYGASGKDSCYGDSGGPLASKNTIYGIVSFGQNCAIVSGVYTKVSYYRRWIKQITNL from the exons ATGCGTGCaaaatccattattttttaCCTAACAt gtatttttattacaatagatGTAGAAAATGTTTCTTGCAAAGCgacaataaaaatcattggTGGACATCCTATTAGTATAAGACAACGACCATTCATG CTTTCTTTGCACAATTCTGACGGATTTATATGTGGAGCTAGtattttgtccaaaaattggGGTATCACTGCTCTTCATTGTTT ACTTCCAGATagagaaacaaattatttcgtGAGAGCTGGCTCGAACAAGCTTTACCAAGGAGGATCGTTGcataaattaacaaagatatacatgtataacaATACAATGTTCCAATATTGGTTCTCGAGTATACTGTACCACGATATAGCGTTGTTCGAGGTACGACCTCGCTTTCGATTCTCGAGTACTGTTCGAGCTGTTCGATTGCCCACCGAATTCAGCAAACCACCTCAGCAACTGTGTGTTTGCGGTTGGGGTTATACCAGTGTCCAAAGTAAC GCGAAAATTAGCGATGTGTTGATGGGAGTCTGCATTCGCCACACACCGTACGAGACATGCATAGAGGAAACTCCAGAATATAGAATGCTCGTTAAGAAGGATTATCATCTTTGTTACGGAGCGAGTGGGAAGGATTCTTGTTACGGTGATTCGGGAGGCCCATTGGCAAGTAAAAACACCATTTACGGTATCGTCTCTTTCGGTCAAAATTGCGCTATAGTGTCAGGGGTGTACACAAAAGTCTCTTACTACAGACGATGGATCAAGCAAATCACGAACCTGTGA
- the LOC107995325 gene encoding uncharacterized protein LOC107995325 isoform X4, with product MNTKRNQKWSSNVIRTALHLMNNAPRQALKNMKSKVNDTLLRNDILRYRGQRKPWHVFLCLVIINNDRINYDDCVDEFRRFDECRNSVRLRSTSEAYNVDAKSWTKAIQCLSNCTATENEKISCKIVRRTPKKIKRKVNYVFERILDKRISKGTPFHRAVNDLGEILSKSTWGQRFIDELFQCINIFEDGKKKLRKLSKFVGKDDEAAIKHKEISRALKWYKKGALLRTFRTIHKLHRSAIDFEKFFAQGMKETLKETWQSHVNVLTHLMDWMTKLLDLYSGENLNGHEPSSPDKSTSQIEWNSDEDSENIQEFATRHRTEKIKDADNSMNSLVESMNHLSRYRDVDNNSMLVSMANNLLLIVIFIETIGFASSLYALGQTPNEYGSLEIYNGWNRERRSLFPSQYDQIIDFPSRDHLFAYDENFILPFSDEND from the exons ATGAACACGAAGAGAAACCAGAAATGGTCCTCGAACGTGATTCGAACGGCTTTACATCTGATGAACAATGCGCCGAGACAGGCactcaaaaatatgaaatcaaaaGTAAACGACACTTTGTTGAGGAACGATATTCTCAGGTATCGCGGCCAACGAAAACCGTGGCACGTTTTTCTTTGCCTCGTGATCATAAACAACGATAGAATCAATTACGACGATTGCGTTGATGAATTTCGACGTTTCGACGAGTGCCGGAACAGCGTGAGATTGCGATCGACGAGCGAGGCGTACAACGTAGACGCGAAATCGTGGACGAAGGCTATTCAATGTTTGAGCAATTGCACGGCCACGGAGAATGAGAAGATTTCCTGCAAAATTGTTCGAAGAACACCAAAGAAGATCAAAAGGAAGGTGAACTACGTGTTCGAGAGGATCTTGGACAAGAGGATATCCAAAGGGACCCCTTTCCATCGCGCTGTCAACGATCTTGGGGAAATTTTGTCGAAGAGCACTTGGGGGCAAAGATTCATCGATGAATTGTTCCAgtgtatcaatattttcgaGGATGGTAAAAAGAAGTTGAGGAAACTTTCGAAATTTGTGGGCAAGGATGACGAAGCTGCGATAAA GCACAAGGAGATCTCGAGAGCTTTAAAGTGGTACAAAAAGGGGGCACTTCTCAGAACGTTCAGGACGATCCACAAATTGCATCGATCCGCCattgatttcgaaaaattcttcgcCCAAGGGATGAAAGAGACTTTGAAGGAAACTTGGCAGAGCCACGTGAATGTTTTAACACATCTGATGGACTGGATGACCAAACTACTGGACCTTTACAGCGGTGAGAACTTGAATGGACACGAACCGAGCTCGCCGGACAAGAGCACGTCGCAAATCGAGTGGAATAGCGACGAGGATTCTGAAAATATCCAAGAATTTGCAACACGTCATAGAACAG aaaagataaaagatgcGGACAACTCTATGAATAGCCTGGTGGAATCTATGAATCATTTAAGCAGATATCGAGACGTGGACAACAACAGTATGCTGGTTTCTATGGCCAATAATCTTCTACTGATCGTGATATTCATCGAAACTATAGGCTTCGCTTCTTCATTGTACGCTCTTGGACAAACCCCGAACGAATATGGTTCCTTAGAAATCTACAACGGTTGGAATCGTGAACGTAGATCCCTGTTTCCCTCTCAATACGatcaaattatcgattttccaTCGCGTGATCATCTTTTTGCAtacgatgaaaatttcattttaccaTTTTCAGATGAAAATGATTGA
- the LOC107995325 gene encoding uncharacterized protein LOC107995325 isoform X1 produces MMISKLVSFLLFSNFLVHFAITEHVDRKNPIVRDDFQSVLINPRQVHRLETGIRDFFSKIGKPISKPIILRSSKEADVLSTIREICKNIRKSVIELVNDFGLIDNVQLYENRSREDPLSDDWYSEVLLQSVYTMLDLGNMINEITSLTDIFNRNGNSSLRGNEHLTSKTTSDGFKFLGSVDDVLEFIDKLAQCFSEMNTKRNQKWSSNVIRTALHLMNNAPRQALKNMKSKVNDTLLRNDILRYRGQRKPWHVFLCLVIINNDRINYDDCVDEFRRFDECRNSVRLRSTSEAYNVDAKSWTKAIQCLSNCTATENEKISCKIVRRTPKKIKRKVNYVFERILDKRISKGTPFHRAVNDLGEILSKSTWGQRFIDELFQCINIFEDGKKKLRKLSKFVGKDDEAAIKHKEISRALKWYKKGALLRTFRTIHKLHRSAIDFEKFFAQGMKETLKETWQSHVNVLTHLMDWMTKLLDLYSGENLNGHEPSSPDKSTSQIEWNSDEDSENIQEFATRHRTEKIKDADNSMNSLVESMNHLSRYRDVDNNSMLVSMANNLLLIVIFIETIGFASSLYALGQTPNEYGSLEIYNGWNRERRSLFPSQYDQIIDFPSRDHLFAYDENFILPFSDEND; encoded by the exons ATGATGATTTCCAAACTAGTTTCATTTCTTCTATTCTCAA ATTTTCTTGTACATTTCGCTATCACTGAACatgtcgatcgaaaaaatccCATTGTACGCGACGATTTTCAATCCGTGTTGATCAATCCTAGACAAGTGCATCGTTTGGAAACGGGAATTCGAgactttttctcgaaaataggGAAGCCTATAAGTAAACCAATTATATTAAGATCATCGAAAGAAGCCGATGTGTTGTCAACGATTCGGGAAATATGCAAGAATATAAGGAAGAGCGTAATTGAACTCGTTAACGATTTTGGATTGATCGATAACGTTCAATTGTACGAAAATAGATCGAGGGAAGATCCATTGTCCGATGATTGGTATTCCGAGGTGTTGCTGCAAAGCGTGTATACGATGCTAGACTTGGGAAAtatgattaatgaaattacatcATTGaccgatatatttaatagaaatggaAACTCGAGTTTGAGAGGAAACGAG CATCTGACAAGTAAAACAACTTCGGACGGTTTCAAATTCCTTGGTTCGGTGGACGACGTGCTGGAATTCATCGACAAACTGGCTCAATGCTTTTCAGAAATGAACACGAAGAGAAACCAGAAATGGTCCTCGAACGTGATTCGAACGGCTTTACATCTGATGAACAATGCGCCGAGACAGGCactcaaaaatatgaaatcaaaaGTAAACGACACTTTGTTGAGGAACGATATTCTCAGGTATCGCGGCCAACGAAAACCGTGGCACGTTTTTCTTTGCCTCGTGATCATAAACAACGATAGAATCAATTACGACGATTGCGTTGATGAATTTCGACGTTTCGACGAGTGCCGGAACAGCGTGAGATTGCGATCGACGAGCGAGGCGTACAACGTAGACGCGAAATCGTGGACGAAGGCTATTCAATGTTTGAGCAATTGCACGGCCACGGAGAATGAGAAGATTTCCTGCAAAATTGTTCGAAGAACACCAAAGAAGATCAAAAGGAAGGTGAACTACGTGTTCGAGAGGATCTTGGACAAGAGGATATCCAAAGGGACCCCTTTCCATCGCGCTGTCAACGATCTTGGGGAAATTTTGTCGAAGAGCACTTGGGGGCAAAGATTCATCGATGAATTGTTCCAgtgtatcaatattttcgaGGATGGTAAAAAGAAGTTGAGGAAACTTTCGAAATTTGTGGGCAAGGATGACGAAGCTGCGATAAA GCACAAGGAGATCTCGAGAGCTTTAAAGTGGTACAAAAAGGGGGCACTTCTCAGAACGTTCAGGACGATCCACAAATTGCATCGATCCGCCattgatttcgaaaaattcttcgcCCAAGGGATGAAAGAGACTTTGAAGGAAACTTGGCAGAGCCACGTGAATGTTTTAACACATCTGATGGACTGGATGACCAAACTACTGGACCTTTACAGCGGTGAGAACTTGAATGGACACGAACCGAGCTCGCCGGACAAGAGCACGTCGCAAATCGAGTGGAATAGCGACGAGGATTCTGAAAATATCCAAGAATTTGCAACACGTCATAGAACAG aaaagataaaagatgcGGACAACTCTATGAATAGCCTGGTGGAATCTATGAATCATTTAAGCAGATATCGAGACGTGGACAACAACAGTATGCTGGTTTCTATGGCCAATAATCTTCTACTGATCGTGATATTCATCGAAACTATAGGCTTCGCTTCTTCATTGTACGCTCTTGGACAAACCCCGAACGAATATGGTTCCTTAGAAATCTACAACGGTTGGAATCGTGAACGTAGATCCCTGTTTCCCTCTCAATACGatcaaattatcgattttccaTCGCGTGATCATCTTTTTGCAtacgatgaaaatttcattttaccaTTTTCAGATGAAAATGATTGA
- the LOC107995325 gene encoding uncharacterized protein LOC107995325 isoform X2, translating to MNLLNVITFVFTIDFLVHFAITEHVDRKNPIVRDDFQSVLINPRQVHRLETGIRDFFSKIGKPISKPIILRSSKEADVLSTIREICKNIRKSVIELVNDFGLIDNVQLYENRSREDPLSDDWYSEVLLQSVYTMLDLGNMINEITSLTDIFNRNGNSSLRGNEHLTSKTTSDGFKFLGSVDDVLEFIDKLAQCFSEMNTKRNQKWSSNVIRTALHLMNNAPRQALKNMKSKVNDTLLRNDILRYRGQRKPWHVFLCLVIINNDRINYDDCVDEFRRFDECRNSVRLRSTSEAYNVDAKSWTKAIQCLSNCTATENEKISCKIVRRTPKKIKRKVNYVFERILDKRISKGTPFHRAVNDLGEILSKSTWGQRFIDELFQCINIFEDGKKKLRKLSKFVGKDDEAAIKHKEISRALKWYKKGALLRTFRTIHKLHRSAIDFEKFFAQGMKETLKETWQSHVNVLTHLMDWMTKLLDLYSGENLNGHEPSSPDKSTSQIEWNSDEDSENIQEFATRHRTEKIKDADNSMNSLVESMNHLSRYRDVDNNSMLVSMANNLLLIVIFIETIGFASSLYALGQTPNEYGSLEIYNGWNRERRSLFPSQYDQIIDFPSRDHLFAYDENFILPFSDEND from the exons ATGAATCTTCTCAACGTAATAACATTTGTATTTACGATAGATTTTCTTGTACATTTCGCTATCACTGAACatgtcgatcgaaaaaatccCATTGTACGCGACGATTTTCAATCCGTGTTGATCAATCCTAGACAAGTGCATCGTTTGGAAACGGGAATTCGAgactttttctcgaaaataggGAAGCCTATAAGTAAACCAATTATATTAAGATCATCGAAAGAAGCCGATGTGTTGTCAACGATTCGGGAAATATGCAAGAATATAAGGAAGAGCGTAATTGAACTCGTTAACGATTTTGGATTGATCGATAACGTTCAATTGTACGAAAATAGATCGAGGGAAGATCCATTGTCCGATGATTGGTATTCCGAGGTGTTGCTGCAAAGCGTGTATACGATGCTAGACTTGGGAAAtatgattaatgaaattacatcATTGaccgatatatttaatagaaatggaAACTCGAGTTTGAGAGGAAACGAG CATCTGACAAGTAAAACAACTTCGGACGGTTTCAAATTCCTTGGTTCGGTGGACGACGTGCTGGAATTCATCGACAAACTGGCTCAATGCTTTTCAGAAATGAACACGAAGAGAAACCAGAAATGGTCCTCGAACGTGATTCGAACGGCTTTACATCTGATGAACAATGCGCCGAGACAGGCactcaaaaatatgaaatcaaaaGTAAACGACACTTTGTTGAGGAACGATATTCTCAGGTATCGCGGCCAACGAAAACCGTGGCACGTTTTTCTTTGCCTCGTGATCATAAACAACGATAGAATCAATTACGACGATTGCGTTGATGAATTTCGACGTTTCGACGAGTGCCGGAACAGCGTGAGATTGCGATCGACGAGCGAGGCGTACAACGTAGACGCGAAATCGTGGACGAAGGCTATTCAATGTTTGAGCAATTGCACGGCCACGGAGAATGAGAAGATTTCCTGCAAAATTGTTCGAAGAACACCAAAGAAGATCAAAAGGAAGGTGAACTACGTGTTCGAGAGGATCTTGGACAAGAGGATATCCAAAGGGACCCCTTTCCATCGCGCTGTCAACGATCTTGGGGAAATTTTGTCGAAGAGCACTTGGGGGCAAAGATTCATCGATGAATTGTTCCAgtgtatcaatattttcgaGGATGGTAAAAAGAAGTTGAGGAAACTTTCGAAATTTGTGGGCAAGGATGACGAAGCTGCGATAAA GCACAAGGAGATCTCGAGAGCTTTAAAGTGGTACAAAAAGGGGGCACTTCTCAGAACGTTCAGGACGATCCACAAATTGCATCGATCCGCCattgatttcgaaaaattcttcgcCCAAGGGATGAAAGAGACTTTGAAGGAAACTTGGCAGAGCCACGTGAATGTTTTAACACATCTGATGGACTGGATGACCAAACTACTGGACCTTTACAGCGGTGAGAACTTGAATGGACACGAACCGAGCTCGCCGGACAAGAGCACGTCGCAAATCGAGTGGAATAGCGACGAGGATTCTGAAAATATCCAAGAATTTGCAACACGTCATAGAACAG aaaagataaaagatgcGGACAACTCTATGAATAGCCTGGTGGAATCTATGAATCATTTAAGCAGATATCGAGACGTGGACAACAACAGTATGCTGGTTTCTATGGCCAATAATCTTCTACTGATCGTGATATTCATCGAAACTATAGGCTTCGCTTCTTCATTGTACGCTCTTGGACAAACCCCGAACGAATATGGTTCCTTAGAAATCTACAACGGTTGGAATCGTGAACGTAGATCCCTGTTTCCCTCTCAATACGatcaaattatcgattttccaTCGCGTGATCATCTTTTTGCAtacgatgaaaatttcattttaccaTTTTCAGATGAAAATGATTGA
- the LOC107995325 gene encoding uncharacterized protein LOC107995325 isoform X3 — MGKYIELKAEYVREEVEGSIRISRRKHLTSKTTSDGFKFLGSVDDVLEFIDKLAQCFSEMNTKRNQKWSSNVIRTALHLMNNAPRQALKNMKSKVNDTLLRNDILRYRGQRKPWHVFLCLVIINNDRINYDDCVDEFRRFDECRNSVRLRSTSEAYNVDAKSWTKAIQCLSNCTATENEKISCKIVRRTPKKIKRKVNYVFERILDKRISKGTPFHRAVNDLGEILSKSTWGQRFIDELFQCINIFEDGKKKLRKLSKFVGKDDEAAIKHKEISRALKWYKKGALLRTFRTIHKLHRSAIDFEKFFAQGMKETLKETWQSHVNVLTHLMDWMTKLLDLYSGENLNGHEPSSPDKSTSQIEWNSDEDSENIQEFATRHRTEKIKDADNSMNSLVESMNHLSRYRDVDNNSMLVSMANNLLLIVIFIETIGFASSLYALGQTPNEYGSLEIYNGWNRERRSLFPSQYDQIIDFPSRDHLFAYDENFILPFSDEND; from the exons CATCTGACAAGTAAAACAACTTCGGACGGTTTCAAATTCCTTGGTTCGGTGGACGACGTGCTGGAATTCATCGACAAACTGGCTCAATGCTTTTCAGAAATGAACACGAAGAGAAACCAGAAATGGTCCTCGAACGTGATTCGAACGGCTTTACATCTGATGAACAATGCGCCGAGACAGGCactcaaaaatatgaaatcaaaaGTAAACGACACTTTGTTGAGGAACGATATTCTCAGGTATCGCGGCCAACGAAAACCGTGGCACGTTTTTCTTTGCCTCGTGATCATAAACAACGATAGAATCAATTACGACGATTGCGTTGATGAATTTCGACGTTTCGACGAGTGCCGGAACAGCGTGAGATTGCGATCGACGAGCGAGGCGTACAACGTAGACGCGAAATCGTGGACGAAGGCTATTCAATGTTTGAGCAATTGCACGGCCACGGAGAATGAGAAGATTTCCTGCAAAATTGTTCGAAGAACACCAAAGAAGATCAAAAGGAAGGTGAACTACGTGTTCGAGAGGATCTTGGACAAGAGGATATCCAAAGGGACCCCTTTCCATCGCGCTGTCAACGATCTTGGGGAAATTTTGTCGAAGAGCACTTGGGGGCAAAGATTCATCGATGAATTGTTCCAgtgtatcaatattttcgaGGATGGTAAAAAGAAGTTGAGGAAACTTTCGAAATTTGTGGGCAAGGATGACGAAGCTGCGATAAA GCACAAGGAGATCTCGAGAGCTTTAAAGTGGTACAAAAAGGGGGCACTTCTCAGAACGTTCAGGACGATCCACAAATTGCATCGATCCGCCattgatttcgaaaaattcttcgcCCAAGGGATGAAAGAGACTTTGAAGGAAACTTGGCAGAGCCACGTGAATGTTTTAACACATCTGATGGACTGGATGACCAAACTACTGGACCTTTACAGCGGTGAGAACTTGAATGGACACGAACCGAGCTCGCCGGACAAGAGCACGTCGCAAATCGAGTGGAATAGCGACGAGGATTCTGAAAATATCCAAGAATTTGCAACACGTCATAGAACAG aaaagataaaagatgcGGACAACTCTATGAATAGCCTGGTGGAATCTATGAATCATTTAAGCAGATATCGAGACGTGGACAACAACAGTATGCTGGTTTCTATGGCCAATAATCTTCTACTGATCGTGATATTCATCGAAACTATAGGCTTCGCTTCTTCATTGTACGCTCTTGGACAAACCCCGAACGAATATGGTTCCTTAGAAATCTACAACGGTTGGAATCGTGAACGTAGATCCCTGTTTCCCTCTCAATACGatcaaattatcgattttccaTCGCGTGATCATCTTTTTGCAtacgatgaaaatttcattttaccaTTTTCAGATGAAAATGATTGA